From the Cololabis saira isolate AMF1-May2022 chromosome 24, fColSai1.1, whole genome shotgun sequence genome, the window GTTGGTGATGATCTGAGTCCTGATTCTACCCGGCCCTTCGAGCGCGTTGGCGCTCGGTTTCTCGGCGTAGTTGGAGCTGAAGCTCTGGCTCCGAGCTTTGGCCCCGTTCATCCCCAGAGCCGGTTTGAGGTGACTTTTGTTGGTGACAGATATGGACCTACCAAAGAGCTGACTGCTTCTTTTCCCCTTGTCACAGGCAGCCCCGTCCTCTGGCAACGCGGGGGCGTGTAATTCCTCTTCCTGCAGCCCACACTGGACTTCACCTTTCCCTTCTGTAATAGACGTCTTGGGTGGTGGATCGATACTGTACGCCGGCTGCAGGCTGTCACACTGAGTGGAAGCATTTGAAGTCACGGTCTCCTTGGAGACGGAGTTGATGTGATCTTTTTCCTGTTTGCCCGGTACGGTGGGGGTACTTTTATGGCTGGGGGGGGATTTGAGAAAAGCTTTGAACCCCATTGGGATGCGAGTCTTTGAGGCTTTTTCCACTGGGTTAGGCGACATGACGGCGGAGCTGGGAGGGCTGACGGCAGCCTTGCCGCTCTGCAGCTCAGCCTGGCACTGAGAGGACTCCTGAAGAGCTGCGGGTAAACTAATCGAACCTTTCTGCACTGAGTGATGGCCGTTTTCACTTGTGGGTCCTTTCTTATTTGCAAATGAGTTCTGTATGGAGGACCCCCGGAGGGCGCTGTACGGAGGAGGGACATTCTTTGAGCTTTTAGGTGCATTTTCAGGTTCTCGGGGACACCCTGAGTTTGAAGAAGGGAGGTAGTCTTTCATTTGCTTGGAAGTGCTTTTAGTAGGTGTCTGAATCATGGCAGAGGACTTTTGAAGGTGCTGACCGGCTTTGTCCACCAGTTTCTGAGGTGCAAGTGCAGTCCCGTAGCCTGCGTCCAAGTCTAAACAGTCTTTATCCTTGATGGGTAATGTCATTTGCATATTTGGTGCTACTGAGGTGTGGTAACTCGGGGGAGGGCCCCTCACAGTGGTCGGGGTGGACGGCTGGGCCACCCCTGTTTTATGTGCTTGAGGTGACCCTTCGTAATTTGGTCTGATCAGTAAGGAGGTGGTGCGGcctggaggagggggaggagaagGAGACCTGAGTTTACTTTTGCTGGTTTCACAGTGTTTGTCTCTGGTTGGCTGCTCATTGCTGTCGCCGTACTCCAGGTGCCTCCTGACGGGGCGAGGGGACCCGGGCGTTGGGCCCTTCCCTTCGGCCCTGTTGGGAAGCTTGGAGTTTGCAGCCTTGGGGCTCTGCAAGCACGCCCCCTGCGCCTTGATGAACCGGGACATTTTAACGGTGGGGGAACAGGGGGATTTGTCCAGCAGGGGGACTCCTGAGTTTCCAGCGTTGCTCGGTTCAGTGGTGGAGCCCTTAGACAGCCTCAGTGGAGACGCTGAAGGTTTGTTACGACCGGGGATCTTTGAACTACTGGACTTGGGGCCGTTAGCATCATTCATGGGAGGGACGGAATGGCCTTTATTAGCTCGGCTACTTGGCGGtttgatgagtttcctctgtggAGTCAACTGCATGGACAGTCTCTCTGCACTTCCCTCCCTGCTGCGGCTCGCTACGCTGGGCCTCGGCTGATACTCCGAAGGCTTTTCCGGGGACTCCAGGACGCTGTAGTTCCTCGCAACTGCAGATTTCTGCCGTGTCGGCCTCTCTCGGGGCACCACTTGGCTGTAATTATCAGCTGCTTTGCTACCAGAAACTGCAGCCGTACCTGCTACAAGTCTCTCAGCACGAAGTTCAACGGGCTCTTTTGCTCCATCAAAAATAGCCACCACGCTCTCCTCGGACTGGGTGCACTGGGTTCCTTTGGGCTCCTTGACGAGGCTGAAGGGCCGGTGCCTCCCGTCTGCAGACTGGGTGCGTCCGTGGTCTCTCTGCAAGTACTGCTGCTTGAGGAGCTTGGCGGCGTCCCTTGACAGCCTCTTAAAGTCCCTCTCTGCTTGCTCTGCTGACTGGCTGGAGGACATTTGcagatcgctggattcagagttgaGTTCTTGTggattttccacatcagagagGTGATTAGGACCCTGAGGGTCCGGGGGCTTGAAGTGTTGCGTGGATGGCTTCCTAAAAGCTGATTTCCGCCCTCTATCAGGGAGAAAACTGTCAATGAAACTCATAAGCCTCTCTGGACGCTCTTTTGAGTCGTAGCCAGGACAGGGTTTTGCAGCGATAGGGTCAGCTCCACCGTCCTGATTCCCCTCCCAGCTACACAAACTGTCCGAGATGCTGTGAGAGAGCCTCTTGCAGTTTAACCAGCTGTCCTTGGTGGGGATGTTATCTCTAGATTTATATTGGGCCAACTCATCGTCAGCGTCGTCGGATTCATACGAGAACTTCCGTCCGCGAGCAGCCGAAGCTCTGCCAACGACAGTAGGCTTGGACACGCCTTTGCTGCTACTCTTGATGCCCAGCGAGTAGATCCCCTCGTTGGAGTTCATGCAGTCTTTGTAGCCGGACTTGGAGGCCTTGGATGAGCAGGAAGAGCTCCGGTGTTTCCTCCTCTGGAGCTTTCTCAGACCCTCCAGGATGTGGCTCTCCTTGCGCCTGGTGGGCGGCTGCTCCTCAGGGGGGGCGCAGATGTTACTCGGGGCCGACGAACCCAAACTCAGCCTCTTCTCCCGTGTCAGAGATGACTACAGGGGAAAAGAACAGAGAATCAAATCATAGTACACAAAGTAGGCCTgcgttgaaaaaatcgatttcccaattctaaatctcatattaattcctaaaaatcgattcacatgtctaaagatcgatttctttttttaattttatttatttatgtatttttttttcatcgttacattacaacttttgcttatttttttgtttatccccaaaaaaggaatattttgttggacacgagaataactggtgccatgtttttacctttaaatatgtttaaaggtatgaaaacattaaagtgttaggttataattgcataaatcgtctatatttcattactttatatactgtcttggggttacatttgcaaaaaatgctaaaaaccaaatgctcaaaaattaaaaagcaaaatagaccaaaaattggaacaaataaaaacggaatgtgggaaaaaataaaactgatttcatccgtctctgtttgctaccctggatctgtttggtaattctgacctacatgatgtttctgaaagcagttctatcagcattctgggagctgattggtctttacagcatcattagctgccaatacttgcttttgaatctcaatataatactagtagtaatattttgcagaactacagtcatataattcatgcaacagctgaaaaaacatttttaataacactaacccaaatcaatatcggaatcgaatcaaatcttgataatcgattctgaatcttaagaatcggaatcgaatcgattcttgacatttgaatcgatccccggCCCTAACACAAAGCACAAATTTATTTTTGAAACATCTTCAAAAGGGAGTTAGATCTCTCAAAAAGGGAGTTTCTGATGAGCTGCCGCTTGTGTGCTCTCAGTGGTAAAAGCACTTACCATTTTCCCGCAGGAGCGCCCATCATTCCAGGTGTAGGAGCCGCTGGAGAACTCGCTGCATGCACTGGACAGGGACAgctcgctgctgctgcagctgctgcgtgGGTAGACGGGAGCAGGGACCGTCAGACTCAGCTGGCTCAAACACTTGGCCGCGAGGAGACCCGGCTTTCCATTCAGCTGAATCTCCTACGGGGAAGACCAAAAAATTTGTAGTACCGAGGAAGAACATGCATACATCATTGTAGAGAATTCAATCAttttgatgaagtggaaaaccacgtacactgcaaaaactgaaaatcttaacaagaatatttgtcttatttctagttaaaatttttagtcaaaaaatctcattacacttaaaacaagagtcattaccagaaaaataacttatttg encodes:
- the LOC133425368 gene encoding nck-associated protein 5-like isoform X5, yielding MREAVLRMEETVRSLLQNQGVLEQTAVDTVDIMKAYKDKLSEEVQKLQDGPVENGSPPAAGGQPDATPDPELDASLAEEDKDKTKLLLERLKALEDQNSVLASENENQREQYERCLDEVANQVVQALLTQKDLREECLKLRTRVFDLEQQNRALSIVFQQRIKPASDMLLQKLHSRIMDLSAADLLLEPERSKAFLLSRNTDSPSNEIQLNGKPGLLAAKCLSQLSLTVPAPVYPRSSCSSSELSLSSACSEFSSGSYTWNDGRSCGKMSSLTREKRLSLGSSAPSNICAPPEEQPPTRRKESHILEGLRKLQRRKHRSSSCSSKASKSGYKDCMNSNEGIYSLGIKSSSKGVSKPTVVGRASAARGRKFSYESDDADDELAQYKSRDNIPTKDSWLNCKRLSHSISDSLCSWEGNQDGGADPIAAKPCPGYDSKERPERLMSFIDSFLPDRGRKSAFRKPSTQHFKPPDPQGPNHLSDVENPQELNSESSDLQMSSSQSAEQAERDFKRLSRDAAKLLKQQYLQRDHGRTQSADGRHRPFSLVKEPKGTQCTQSEESVVAIFDGAKEPVELRAERLVAGTAAVSGSKAADNYSQVVPRERPTRQKSAVARNYSVLESPEKPSEYQPRPSVASRSREGSAERLSMQLTPQRKLIKPPSSRANKGHSVPPMNDANGPKSSSSKIPGRNKPSASPLRLSKGSTTEPSNAGNSGVPLLDKSPCSPTVKMSRFIKAQGACLQSPKAANSKLPNRAEGKGPTPGSPRPVRRHLEYGDSNEQPTRDKHCETSKSKLRSPSPPPPPGRTTSLLIRPNYEGSPQAHKTGVAQPSTPTTVRGPPPSYHTSVAPNMQMTLPIKDKDCLDLDAGYGTALAPQKLVDKAGQHLQKSSAMIQTPTKSTSKQMKDYLPSSNSGCPREPENAPKSSKNVPPPYSALRGSSIQNSFANKKGPTSENGHHSVQKGSISLPAALQESSQCQAELQSGKAAVSPPSSAVMSPNPVEKASKTRIPMGFKAFLKSPPSHKSTPTVPGKQEKDHINSVSKETVTSNASTQCDSLQPAYSIDPPPKTSITEGKGEVQCGLQEEELHAPALPEDGAACDKGKRSSQLFGRSISVTNKSHLKPALGMNGAKARSQSFSSNYAEKPSANALEGPGRIRTQIITNSCERGNSLSRQSSSDTPGVKPAESPVHSPRTRLSHYGGMTASYIPEKTSQSPPKGEGSQAGGKGEGATSPSQKEVCSVPIRKPTKGGSHPPFQPPSSGAANSGSSTREADGVDTTPNEPLKTPVDSPNKLPDAEEKKTSLSVRTIEEKVMMGIEENLQKCQEQEKVAASEAKQKTGPSLANWFGLRKSKLPALSGKKADSPKGKEEKKEMKIGSVLGGKQVKSDKKKEKKKESQEVQNLSEMNNKLSSIMDHCNNQMGQIASQIQCTTALIGKDQFVKELLGRAAVKGSSVAASPPTISSPKKHGETKGDVQICPDAATLKLTEKMSLKAKSEEGNIADPACQDHMIGSSCQMRTLDSGIGTFPLPDSVSRASGRHIPKSESSPGAVTAGCSEGAPCPRPDPSQPTVKVPSLPKPRLHAPAAGLGHSRSDPAVTSGRSPQDSQSRLPQRASSDAIRTKRLSFGAQRSSTSGSTEDRDREAERKLKSTELDTTSERALRVCTYPGSSSDTETEPDGTGSTSASPRRTKRTDSAEQNDDTLTRRSVEKSLSIMDFYQQDVDFRRISQYNLLHKEASLDGRAGDRLSTEIPLEKIPVSPGQPASLDMSLESLNQLNQGSLCPDKSLSGHRGRESDRGRSEDNCCKLEEPSSSSGFVSRPGADPAGSLSDSLYDSFSSCTSQGSNDV